The following DNA comes from Megachile rotundata isolate GNS110a chromosome 9, iyMegRotu1, whole genome shotgun sequence.
TTTCAATCGAAAATTGTGAATTCATATACACATCGTATATCACCGTATGCATAAATAATAATCTACTACAGAAACCGTGTAATTTGtatattctataaattttgttttccaTTAGAAAATTAGTTCGTGTCGCAATTTCTTCCCCAGAAGGGGTGGTTACAAATTGCCTACTCACAAAAACGAGCACATGTGAACAGTGCATATcatgattgcaattttttttaaaaagttcaTTCGTAATTTACGAACACTTTATTTTTGAATACCTAGGATTTCGGAATTCGTAGCTCAGCCATGTCACAAGCACAAGCAAGCACGTTCCATCAGTTATCCACCGAGACAAGAGTTGGAACTCACGTGCAGATAGTACACGTGTGTTTATGTGTGCATTTGCCGAACGTTTCATGTACAGGGTGTATGTACACTGGTATACGGGGGTGAGTTCGGTTCCTATACAGAAACGTTGCTGCGATTGTGGCTTCGAGTGTGTATGTACGTTCATAAATAGAAGCAACCATCCATCCACTGATTAAAACGAGCGTAAACACATACAGGGGATGAGAATAAATACAGACATACGTGAGAATATAAATGGATGTACCCAGGCCAACAACGAATGCCTATCAAAAACACTTTTCCAGTGTTTACTGGAAAAAATGTGCAGTCGACAGTTAGTTTGGCAATTATGACCCTTCATTGATGGAATCGTATCATCCTGTCAAAATTGATttgaatatgtataattttttacgGTAGATTTTTGGGTAGATTGACAAATTCTGCCGtgtgaagtttcaaattttaatcgGGGACCTCTTTTGAAATGTGGAGGTACAAGCTGCTATgatgtgtaattttatttagaaattgtatCGAATACAATTTTAACCCTTGCACatcgtttaaattatttaaacttttacataaaatatctcACTCtgtgaataaatttttctatatataATCTGTGGATAAATGTTTTAGTAAGAAATGATCACATACCGAATTTCTACTTGAAATCAGTTCTACCAAACAAGGATTGTAGTGAAACAACAGTATTCACACATGTATCATAAATAAatcatcttcattatttataataattttttattaaacgcACTTCCTTTACACTACTTTATACTTAAATTAAATAACTACcctatcacaataaaacaagtcgataaattaaatttaaaagtctGTAGTCTGGTATATTctagtacaaatattttttatggacAGATTACTgtcgtataaaaattatttccataaataaatctttattttttgttttttactCGTGTGGCAACGTTTGACTGAACATTCGACGATGTCGAGAAATTAAGCAACATGTTGTCAATAACTTCACACACTTTTTCGTACACCGTCGTCACATCAGGCTCTCCATCGATCACCACcaataaatgtttataatatctCATAACCGATCGATTCCTTTTATGGAAATCTTTAATCTGTTTCTTAATAGAATCGAAGTTCATCGACATCCTCGCTCTGGTCGTGATCGTTCTGGCCATTATTCGATCGCTTAGAACAGAGTTCCTGGCTTGTAGAAACAAAACCAAATCAGGTTGCCTTATTGCTCTGTCGAATATTCTGCATTGTTCTTTCTGTTGTGGAAATCCAATCACGAGGAACCCTTTATTTTCTCTTAGATGTTCAAGCATCTTCACTGCGATCAATTCGACCACGATATTCGTGGGTACTAATTGACCCTGGGACATCATACGTGCTAATGTGAAGGCCCTTTCGGTACGCATGGACACCTCTTGGCGAATTAAGTCGGCGCTGATTAAGCCCACGAATCCGTACCTTTCGGCTACCCTGCTGGTTAATGTTTCTGTAATGATCAGGTTGGTAAAGGAGGGATTAAATATGTGATGATTTTTAaagatcaaattttttaacttttacacaccccaaatttctacactcccaaatttctatatctccaaatttcgacactcccaaatttctatattcccaaatttccaccttctcaaatctccacattctcaaatttccaccttctcaaatttccgccttctcaaattttcaccttctcaaatttccatattctcaaatttccaccttctcaaatttccatcttctcaaatttccaccttctcaaatttccaacttctaaaatttccagattcctaaatttccaacttctcaaatttctacattcccaaatttccaccttctcaaattcccaaatctccaaattcctacgctcccaaatttctacacaccccaaattcctaaactttcatatttctaaatctccaaatttctacactcccaaattctcacacttctaaattcttacactcccaaatttctaaatctctaaattgctacactctccaattcctaaatctccaaactccttcctctccaaatttctacactccccaattccgaaatttccaaatccccacactcttcaattcccaaatccccaaattcctaaaatctcaacTTTCTCACCCCCAAATtgtaatatctccaaatttaaaCTCCAGATTCCAAACTCTCCCAACCTCCAAACTCCCAGATCTCTAAACTCGTGTATACAGTTCCCTTTCAGCACAGTTGTCCATGAATTTGATTGTCAGACACGAAATTACTAGGTTATGCAACGTATAACCTAACACGAATACGATccacgataataataatagatcgAGTTACTTTTTCCGACACCCGGTCCTCCAATTAAGAAAATGATTGGCAGCCCCGATTCTTTAATCAGTGTACCGTCGACGTTGATACCGGTCGGTATAGAACCGAACACAGGATCCATAGCATTTATACAATTGCCCATTGGATCGATCGTTGtccttttaattttagaatctcTCGTTTTGTCTCCAGCTACCGATCAAGTACATTTAAATACTCCACCTATTGTCTTTATATAACGTGGAAATGTCTGTTCAGTGTGTTATTCTTGGAATCAAGTTCCATTCACTGCGAAGTTGAACTTGAATCAAAATATCGTCAACagtaatgtatattaataaaaacgaagtttatgaaatattatgaaatggGTTTGATACGTTTGTTTAGCCGTGcacttattttattataaatttaatgaattgaGGTCGAAATTATATGGTTGTAGTGAAATGTGGttattttttaagaatattgatTTGATTGAGAGCGAAAAGTTGTAATTTTGATGGAAGTTGTCGTTTCTATAGATTTCTTCCTCACCGATTATCGGTAGTTTGTGGAAGAGTTTTTTTAggtattcaatatttttttgtatacttatttttatagtttcttCATTGTTGATCGATCAATTACTGTGAATGTAAGAATTAATGTAAGAATGAGACATTTTATAAGTTGTGTTTAGATTCCTGTATTTTCGACAGTGGGTAAGGTTCATTTAACTGTTtgttgataaaataatattcagcAACGGTGATTACATTTTTAACTCTtctgataaaattttatatataggaACAATTCTTTAGTGTTATAAACAgtgttgttttatttattattaagtttatagaatttatcatcaatttctacatttttctattttttaaacgaatctTTAAGATCAgaattatgtatataattttgtgtaatttCGAATTGATATAATAAACACAACTGTATACTAACTACATTGCAACCTTGTAAtataaagatattaaaatataaaaataattgatgaaTATAGGTCAATGTATAGTACATAGTCATAGGTTATCTGTTACATCACAAGCGTTAAGTTTCACCCagtaaaatattcttttcattCTTACACATCTAAATTATGAATAGCGGTAAAACCAAGAAATGGTGATTCTTAAAAGAACATCTGTCAACTCGATCAAACGTTGCCGTTCTGAGGCAATCGTTTACCCAAAGAAAACCTATACTCACCGTGGGTGGTCGAAAAACGCTGCTTTTATTTTCGATCCCCTATCACGAGGTGCTAGTAAAGAATCATGGATAAAGACACAGGTTTCATTCACAGGATAATATATCTGTTTCAACGTTACATAATTCTCTTTGACGTAGACATATAGCAAGGAATAAATCTCCagcagaaaattaattaatggaAAGTCGAATCTTGATAGATCTTTTAGATTGGTAACATATTGTACTATTAATGGTTTTAGCGTGTAACTTGACAGGAATAATCCTCTTTAATATGTGGGACAATGTAAGCGATACCTGTGTTCTCGATATCATTTTATAGGAAACGAATTGAATGTGAATTCGGGAAAGATTAGAAAACAAGATTGGACGGTGATAAATTAACTGTAACTGCATTCCTTTAATAATCTGCGAGTCATCGATACTCTTTGATTCGTTAAAATTACATACCAATTATAGACAGGAAACCGTATTAAATGCGTAAGCTGAGAACGGCATATATTAAAAACATAGTCGACAGGAAGAAGACAAATTTTGATTAACGACGCTAATTATATTAACCGTCAGCTCCGATACCTCGCTACACCGCCATTTTCATTGTGGTACACGAGTTAAGCAACAATTCCTGGAACTTTCATTCGCAATCATAGCTTTACCTCGACATATGTCATTTGTTATGTCTTTGTAATATAATCGTCACTGGAAACACGCGTAACAAGATGATATATTAATAACAGGCAAGGCGAGACAATTCATTCCAGACTTGCAATGCATAAAGTACACGCTTCAGACTTATGAACAAATGTTTACAATTTGAACGAGAGCACATTCATATCTGCTTGATCATATTAAACACATAAAGTCGCTATAAAGTAGGTTGTAATGTACTAGACTGGTAAACAAAAGTTGATACACGTAAGTTCGCTGACTTTGGATCCTTCATATCTATAGGGGTGCATGTTCAATGAGTATCTCAAAATATTTAAGTCTTAAAATCGCtaataaaattactaataaattaGTCAAATTGTACATTTGAAGTTATATCTAAAGATAGCCGATAATTTATTCGtcgttgaattttaattaaaataagataTAGATAAAACTAGTACCATTTGACAGTCGGAAAAATTTGCATTGATaatgtaattttcataaattataggATTTAAATATTCCTTGCTAAATGAAACAACTTTGATATAAAATAGTTTTCTACGCAGTCATtaattagagaaataataacaccCAACCGTGTTTTCCTTAAGACGCCATTTGTAAAGAATGTACGACcgatttttatacatttaactCATTATTTACGACAAAAAGCATGTTGTATATCTCAGGATTAGTCTTAGGCCTAGAATTTCTGGCGATCTTATAAATTCTTGTTATCTACGTTGCATTTGACGAACTAACGGCGATAAAGTGCATATCAAGTAGTACAGGCAAGCGAATAAACACGCGGCTCGTTCAAAGCAAAATGGTCGACCGTCCAAGGTTGCATTCAACGCGTTACTGGAACGAAGGAATTACTACATAAAGCTTGCTCGTAATAAAAAACACGTGCACAGTAATTTGGTTGCAAATTTATCGTTTCACGGTTGGCCGAAAATATCGCCACGTAATTAACTATTACACGCGCGTTAAATGACGTACGAAGTCGCTGGCTGAATACGGTTTTTCACGACACTGttgataaataattatcaattatacGGTAGTTTAACGTTATATTCATGGGATCACGACTGTACCATGAGGTCGCAGTTGCAGATTTCATCGGTGATAGAAATTGTTTTTATGGGCTtttgtattgaaattttgatgGTGAGGGGAGATAACCTTAAAACAATTTCACAATACGAAGTTAAATTATAATCTTTAAAatacgaaattaaattataatcttcaaaatatgaaatgacattataattttcaaaatacgaaattaaattataatctttAAAATaccgaattaaattataatcttcaaaatatgaaattaaattgtgatcttcaaaatatgaaattaaattgtaatcttcaaaatacagaattaaattataatcttcaaaatatgaaattacatTATAACcttcaaaatatgaaattaaattgtaatcttCAAAATACGAAATTAAGTTACGATCTTCAAAGTACAAAATCAAATAATAATCTTCAAAatacgaaattaaattataatcttcaaaatacagaattaaattataatcttcaaaatatgaaattacatTATAACcttcaaaatatgaaattaaattgtaatcttCAAAATACGAAATTAAGTTACGATCTTTAAAGTACAAAATCAAATAATAATCTTCAAAatacgaaattaaattataatcttcaaaatacagaattaaattataatcttcaaaatatgaaatttagttACGatcttcaaaatacaaaattaagtcataattttcaaaacacgaaattaaattataacgtTCAAAATACAGAATAAAATAACGATCTTCAATATGagaaataaaatcacaattttcaaaGTACAAAATTGAATCGCAGTCTCATTGGAAGCTCCTTCATTTCTTCAGGGTTTTCTTTTTGTTCCCTCCCGGAACGAACGTTTACAGCAAGAAGATAGTAGATATCTTCAACAAATCTATAGAACGTACTCCGTATACGTACTCACATAGTTACACTCGTACTTCCTAGTAGATATACATAAATTATCGATAAGTTTAATCTCCGCGGGACACAATACGGGGTTTCGAGTACAATCGTAGCGCAGCGTGGCCCTTATCATccttgtaatttgcaaattcgcgTTTCGCATCGTAGAACCGAGGTATCGGCATGCTCCATCTGTTACCGGTGCCATAAACTCTGCACTATATACGAGTGTATCGTTTCGCGAGATACAATGCACGCGCGAGATTACGAATTCTTGCAAAACTACGAAGTCAAAGGGGGGGTTACACCACCGGCTTACGTATCGATAAAACCGTTCGTTCTCCGGCGCTTTGCCACGGTTGGAGGAAATCTCATATACGATCGATGGTTAACGGAGCAGGGAACGATCGAGTGAACGCGAATTGATTTTCCTACGAACGGGACGGATTAAGCCCATTAACGTCATGGTGTTCGAGACATAAGTCGCGACTCGATAAGATCGAGTCGTACGGTGAATTAGGACGATCGTGGAAAACGGACACGGTCGATCGATGATGGCTAAGAAGAGAGGAAAAAATCGCGTTGCGTCTCGTTAAAATGCAACGTCGCGACGCCTTCGATGTAGAACAAGATACTTACAGAGGCGTGAAACTGTTCGAGACGGATTAGAAGGCGACTTGGACAGGTTAGATTAGCGCTGAAATAAGTTTCGTGTATCTGATAACGCcggtttaaaattattttctatgtttGCGCGAGTAAATTGAAACGAGGGATAATTAATTAGTGAAGCAGATACGGAGTTTATTTTAAGGACTGTTTatcatttcactattttatcaTTCCACtatatactatcacaattattcTATTTTCCTCTGTTAAACTACTCCGCTATTTACACACCATAGGCACCATTTTCTTGTCTCACTCTAATTCTATTTAAATCCATTCCTCACTGTACTATTAATCTTATAACAAAACAAGCATTTCGATGGTAAAATTGATAAGGATAACATTCTAAACGACAAGGataacaatgaaattaaaatcgatgcaagtttagaaaataaaatgtatatgttGAATGAAGGTTTCCCGGGATCCACAATCTCTAATGGGATTAATCAATGCACCATTTACTGCGCCTTTCGTACAAACACAGTTGGAATTTATACTAAGGAGACCTTATTCTGCCACGATCAATGAACAGCATGGTACAAATGAAGACAAATAGTTATCACGGGTGGAGGTTGAAAGTAGAAAACGTTACGCTGAAGCTGGCTTTGGTGATCGAGACTCAAGGATCGATCCTTTATCAGACATGTATCTCAATTTCAACCTTTTCAACGAACAATCGCGAGTTAAGTATAAATGATGTTAGCATTCATCGAATGGTAAAGGGCAAGTCTACAGAAACAAGTACGGTTTTTTAGTTTTTGTGAGTTAGTGCGCTTTGGTAGATCACTTTCATCGATTGTTATCAGGAATAATTTCTCAAGGTAtctagttttaaatattttttagaacTCTGTATTtactcaatttttgaatttgtaaaattttagatgcatttagatattaaattttccaaatttccaaatttttcaaattttttcaatttcctaaatttccaaatttcccaaatttcccaaatttctcaagttccccaaattttcaagtttccctaatttcccaaattttccaaatttcccaaatgtccagaaattcccaaattccctaaatttcaaaatttctattatttcaggATCTGTACAttctccaatccctaaattctcaagttcctaaattaccaaattctgaaatttccaacttcctaaatttctaaatcaccaaatgatcaaatcccagaattctccaatccctaaatacccaaactcagaaattttcaaatttctaaatacccaaactccaaaatttccaaatccctgaatcctcaaattcctaaactcgtCAAACTCCCATAATTCGCAATATACCataatttacaagtttccaaCATAAAATCCGTACAAACCCTCACCATCCCATCATTCTAACCATCCGCTATAACTTTGATGGACATTTGATCCGGCCATCATTAAAAACCTCCTCACCATGACACAAAAATTTAACGCAAATTACATTCATTCACACTCAATCTCTCGTTTTCattcattttcccattttccgtAATTATCAGTAATCAAGTGGTTGCATTATGTAGTAGCCATCTAACGAGCATCATCGTCGCCTACCAGGATGAAGAAACAATCGTCTCATTTTCTCCTAAGCGCCGAGCGTATTATTAAACCAACACAACGAAAGCAATCCGTAGCTGTTAATAAACAAACAATCGTGTCCGCTGAATTATACGAGAAAATTACTCGACACTGTTCTTATCGCGATATCTAATTTTTCTCCTATTAACGTTTTACAAGTCAGCTCCGCAATTATCAATCTTGTACTTTACATGGTCCTATGAGTTTGCTTTCACCGCGTGTTTTCGTTCTTATTTAATGCCACCACGTTCCTCTTTTTCTCCTTTTATTCCCGTCGGACTGTCCCCTCGGTCCAGACTTTGATAAACGATTTATGCGTCCGTCGTTCTTTGATTTTCTACCTCTAATGCGTTCCTTCCTCGACGCCTTCTGCCGGATGCGTTGCTTACAGATTGATTCACGTGCCAGTATTTTTATCACCGATTCGAACCAAAACTTGTTGAAATGTTACTTCGATTCGTTGCAGAGAATAAGATCGAGAGAATAAGTCAAGATTAAGAAATTATGGAAACCTGAAAGATTTTCAGATTGCGTGAAAAATCGCTTGGCTGTTGTAAGATCAATTTAGAAACGAAGGTCTTGAAAAGCCGCATTGATTTATACGGAATTCTTGATCGATCGATTTCGACATTGAAGAATTTCTAGAAAAGCGGTCTGATTTATTTGAAGTCCCTGGTACATGAACAGCGCTATTAATTTATCAAGCGTATAATTTATGTGCAATTTAAAGCGTAATATGTATTATTTCCAATCGCGTAACCAgtcttataaaatttaattcgcTGTTATGCTATCGAATGTACGATAAATTTCGATGTTGCAATCCTAGGTGATCCTGTCAATACAATGTTTGGCTCAGAGGGAAAGAAACGAAGTCATGGGACATGTCACTGTAATAACAGTGgactaaattaaattatgcaAATGCTTTAGATAAGTCGACTCTTGACATGCCTCGAAgattattaaattgcaaaattaattttataatcttaTAAAAAACAGAGCTACTGGTTTCACTGTAATACTACCTACTCTAAATACTTTGACTtcacattttatagaaatatatgaTATGTTAAGCGAACTAAAATTTGAGAACCACTGGCTCAGTGAgactcattttatatttttcaacgaaTCCAGAATATacatattcttttatatttttagatagaCCTAGAATATACTCTTTTATATTTTGACAAATCTAggatatattttacattttcaggCACAtccagaattttatattttatattttaagacAGACctagatatattttatattttcacatgGCCCTAAAATATactcttatatttttatacaagtctgtgacatattttatattttcagtcagatccagaattttatattttatattttcaaacagACCTaggatatattttatatgttcaCACGACCTTAAAATGTCTATATgtgacatattttatattttcagacaGATTCAGAATTTTAAGAGGATAT
Coding sequences within:
- the LOC100883520 gene encoding adenylate kinase isoenzyme 1, with translation MGNCINAMDPVFGSIPTGINVDGTLIKESGLPIIFLIGGPGVGKKTLTSRVAERYGFVGLISADLIRQEVSMRTERAFTLARMMSQGQLVPTNIVVELIAVKMLEHLRENKGFLVIGFPQQKEQCRIFDRAIRQPDLVLFLQARNSVLSDRIMARTITTRARMSMNFDSIKKQIKDFHKRNRSVMRYYKHLLVVIDGEPDVTTVYEKVCEVIDNMLLNFSTSSNVQSNVATRVKNKK